A single window of Dermacentor albipictus isolate Rhodes 1998 colony chromosome 1, USDA_Dalb.pri_finalv2, whole genome shotgun sequence DNA harbors:
- the LOC135908881 gene encoding putative nuclease HARBI1: MLAVSRCAQRIAFIVRRFVWCSRVAMAAPIIALLESLGQPRQRIFRDAFDELTEEEFRDHFRLSKRTVRWLCEQLEDAIGGLRTGGITTQERVLCALRFFATGSYQRSIGSEEFVSMGQASVSESIHAVAEAITVVGRQQGWVSFPLSTAGKATAKAAFADRGRIPGVVACVDGTLIAIKQPEGLSPGETAGFMSRKGFYALNTMIVCDAHMRIVDIDPRFPGSCHDSYVWRHSPLLGRLTRNLRRGEWVLGDSGYPLEPWLLTPVPGHPGIDTPEGRYNQAHASMRNVVERAIGVLKARFRCLQRQGSRSCRTVMRRLMTTSHRCNRACLCLKGTTPAGKKRPESC; encoded by the exons atgctcgccgtttcacgttgtgctcagagaatcgcgttcattgttCGGCGGTTTGTTTGGTGCTCACGAGTCGCGATGGCCGCTCCTattatcgcgcttttggagtcgctcgggcagcctcggcaacgcatctttcgggacgcatttgacgagcttaccgaggaagagttccgcgaCCACTTCAGGCTCTCGAAGCGCACTGTGCGCTGGCTCTGCGAGCAACTGGAAGACGCCATCggtggccttcggaccggtggcatcacgacgcaagagagggtgctttgtgctctccgtttcTTCGCGACGGGGAGCTACCAAAGATCCATCGGCAGCGAAGAATTCGTATCGATGGGGCAAGCTTCCGTGAGCGAAAGCATTCACGCAGTTGCGGAAGCAATAACCGTGGTGGGCCGGCAACAGGGCTGGGTAAGCTTCCCGTTGTCAACGGCCGGCAAGGCTACTgcaaaggcggcctttgcggatcggggccgcattcccggtgtagtggcctgCGTCGACGGGACGCTCATAGCGATCAAACAGCCCGAAGGACTCAGCCCGGGCGAGACCGCGGGCTTCATGTCAAGAAAAGGCTTCTACGCCTTGAATACCATGATC GTGTGTGATGCCCACATGCGCATCGTGGACATCGATCCCCGTTTCCCCGGATCGTGCCATGACTCCTACGTGTGGAGGCACTCACCACTGTTAGGCCGCCTCACACGTAACCTGCGACGTGGAGAATGGGTGCTTG GAGACTCGGGCTACCCTCTTGAGCCATGGCTGCTGACTCCTGTGCCAGGCCATCCAGGCATTGACACTCCGGAGGGGCGCTACAACCAGGCCCATGCCTCCATGAGGAACGTTGTGGAGAGGGCTATTGGCGTCTTGAAGGCAAGGTTCCGGTGCCTTCAAAG GCAGGGGAGCCGGAGCTGCAGGACAGTGATGAGGAGGCTGATGACAACCAGCCACCGCTGCAACAGGGCTTGCCTGTGTCTCAAGGGCACCACACCTGCCGGCAAGAAACGCCCAGAGAGCTGCTGA